The Coffea eugenioides isolate CCC68of chromosome 8, Ceug_1.0, whole genome shotgun sequence genome has a segment encoding these proteins:
- the LOC113781434 gene encoding kinesin-like protein KIN-14J isoform X1 codes for MHRDSDVYENENGDPGSLNEILNGDVSERRENSKGTYEGLSAAAIHHEGSKFSDIFPLKNGSFADLPAARISEMMKLNSLENASTPSLFSVVNAILDESIERKNGDIPQCVASLLKLVVQEIEQRVSKHAESFRKQSNLYKSREEKYQSKIRALETLTTGTTEENEIVINQLQKIKLEKLKIDEKRKVEEQDVIRLMRQKDQYEIGMSLLKQELELSKKSYEKSCAELVTQAMETKAELEKKLKHTESLLNDSRKKVKELEAFSESKYLRWRRKEHGFKDFIDSHAGALQELRAVSESIKKEVLKTQKTYREEINHFGWELKGLVDAAQNYHVVLAENRKLYNEVQDLKGNIRVYCRIRPFLPGQSQKQTTIEYIGENGELVVTNPLKPGKDGHRLFKFNKVFAPAATQEEVFLDTQPLIRSVLDGYNVCIFAYGQTGSGKTYTMSGPGVSAVEDWGVNYRALNDLFQISQIRKSSITYEIGVQMVEIYNEQVRDLLCNESTQKRLGIWNTAQPNGLAVPDASMHTVQSTSDVLELMNIGLMNRAVGATALNERSSRSHSVLTVHVRGTDLETNVVLRGCLHLIDLAGSERVDRSEATGDRLREAQHINKSLSALGDVIFALAQKNSHVPYRNSKLTQVLQGSLGGQAKTIMFVQLNPDVESYSETVSTLKFAERVSGVELGAARSNREGRGVRELMEQVAFLKDSLAKKDEEIGRLRLKVNATGERLGMSSQRYGSASPRRHSAGTSQQSRRLSAAKSFGVKATSDLDNSSEYSDKHSEAGSQQSLDDLKHHKDFFQQSRLAVAHVGQNFGEDLESKHVVTEGNQNLFDDVELLGFGEADSEERLSDISDGVLSMGTETDGSINSIVEYTLFPETAKPPAEGTEKPDVPSKLPRPQQKHSRTASSQLSSTKSSSKVAGSRKATTGSSSKVKPSKRWQ; via the exons ATGCATCGAGATTCGGATGtctatgaaaatgaaaatggggATCCAGGTAGTTTGAATGAAATCCTCAATGGTGATGTCTctgaaagaagagaaaactctaAAGGTACATATGAAG GACTATCAGCTGCAGCAATTCATCATGAAGGGAGTAAGTTCTCTGATATCTTTCCATTGAAGAATGGATCTTTTGCTGACCTTCCAGCTGCTAGGATTTCAGAAATGATGAAGCTGAACAGTCTAGAG AATGCCTCCACACCATCACTTTTTAGTGTTGTGAATGCAATCCTGGACGAAAGCATTGAGAGAAAGAATGGTGACATACCTCAG TGTGTAGCTTCTTTGTTAAAATTGGTAGTACAAGAGATTGAGCAGCGAGTTTCAAAACATGCTGAAAGTTTTAGAAAG CAAAGCAATTTGTACAAGTCTCGCGAAGAGAAGTATCAGTCTAAAATTAGAGCACTTGAAACTCTTACAACCGGAACAACTGAAGAAAATGAG ATTGTGATCAACCAGCTTCAGAAGATAAAG CTTGAAAAgttgaaaattgatgaaaagagaaaGGTAGAAGAGCAAGATGTAATAAGGTTAATGAGACAAAAGGACCAGTACGAGATTGGGATGTCATTGCTCAAGCAAGAGCTGGAATTGTCCAAGAAGTCCTATGAAAAGAGTTGTGCAGAACTGGTAACACAAGCTATGGAGACTAAAGCTGAGTTGGAAAAGAAACTAAAGCATACTGAGTCCCTTCTGAATGACTCAAGGAAGAAGGTCAAAGAACTCGAAGCTTTTTCAGAATCAAAATACTTGAGATGGAGAAGAAAAGAACATGGCTTCAAGGACTTCATAGATTCTCATGCTGGAGCTCTGCAG GAATTGAGAGCAGTTTCTGAGTCCATAAAGAAAGAGGTATTGAAGACCCAAAAAACATATCGGGAAGAAATCAATCACTTTG GTTGGGAGCTGAAAGGATTGGTAGATGCAGCTCAGAATTACCATGTAGTCCTTGCAGAAAATAGGAAGTTGTATAATGAGGTTCAAGATTTGAAAG GTAATATTAGAGTCTACTGTCGAATAAGGCCATTCCTTCCAGGACAAAGTCAAAAACAAACAACCATAGAATATATTGGTGAGAATGGAGAATTGGTTGTTACGAATCCTTTAAAACCAGGAAAAGACGGTCATCGCCTGTTCAAGTTCAATAAGGTCTTTGCTCCTGCGGCTACTCAAG AGGAGGTGTTTCTTGATACCCAACCACTAATCAGATCCGTTCTTGATGGCTACAACGTATGCATCTTTGCTTATGGTCAAACTGGCTCAGGGAAGACCTATACTATG AGCGGGCCTGGTGTATCAGCTGTTGAAGATTGGGGGGTCAACTATCGGGCTCTGAATGATTTGTTCCAGATTTCTCAAATTAGGAAGAGTTCCATAACATATGAAATAGGCGTGCAAATGGTTGAGATATATAATGAACAAGTTCGTGACTTGCTGTGCAATGAAAGTACTCAGAAGAG ACTGGGGATTTGGAATACCGCACAACCAAATGGCTTAGCTGTTCCTGATGCTAGTATGCACACTGTTCAATCAACTTCAGATGTCTTGGAATTAATGAACATTGGGTTAATGAATAGGGCTGTTGGTGCTACTGCCCTTAATGAAAGAAGCAGCCGATCTCACAG TGTGCTCACTGTGCATGTCCGTGGGACAGACTTGGAGACCAATGTTGTCTTGCGTGGTTGTCTGCATCTCATTGATCTTGCTGGGAGTGAAAGAGTAGATCGCTCTGAAGCAACAGGGGATCGACTGCGGGAGGCGCAACATATAAACAAGTCTTTATCTGCTCTTGGAGATGTGATCTTTGCTCTGGCACAGAAGAATTCTCATGTGCCTTATAGGAATAGCAAATTAACTCAAGTTCTTCAAGGTTCTTTAG GTGGCCAAGCAAAGACTATCATGTTTGTACAACTTAATCCTGATGTAGAATCTTATTCTGAGACTGTAAGCACACTGAAGTTTGCTGAAAGGGTCTCTGGTGTTGAGCTGGGTGCTGCACGAAGTAATAGAGAGGGTAGGGGTGTCAGAGAACTAATGGAACAG GTGGCTTTCCTGAAGGACTCACTGGCAAAGAAGGATGAGGAAATTGGACGTCTACGGCTTAAAGTTAATGCAACTGGTGAGAGACTCGGAATGAGTTCTCAAAGATATGGGTCAGCCTCTCCTAGAAGACATTCTGCAGGAACTTCACAACAAAGTCGTAGACTATCAGCAGCAAAGAGCTTTGGTGTGAAAGCTACTTCTGATTTAGACAATAGCTCCGAGTACAGTGATAAGCATTCTGAAGCTGGTTCGCAGCAGTCTTTGGATGACTTAAAGCATCATAAAGATTTTTTTCAGCAATCTAGGCTTGCTGTAGCACATGTAGGGCAAAATTTTGGAGAGGACTTGGAATCAAAGCATGTGGTAACAGAGGGAAATCAAAACCTTTTCGATGATGTGGAGCTTTTGGGCTTTGGAGAGGCAGATTCTGAAGAGAGATTAAGTGATATATCTGATGGTGTTCTCTCGATGGGGACAGAAACTGATGGTTCCATCAATAGTATTGTAGAGTATACACTTTTCCCTGAAACTGCAAAACCACCAGCAGAGGGCACAGAAAA GCCCGATGTGCCATCTAAACTTCCAAGACCGCAGCAGAAGCATTCGCGTACAGCATCTTCTCAATTGTCTTCCACAAAGAGCTCGTCAAAAGTTGCAG GTTCTAGAAAGGCCACAACTGGCAGCTCCTCCAAGGTAAAGCCTTCTAAAAGGTGGCAGTGA
- the LOC113781434 gene encoding kinesin-like protein KIN-14J isoform X2, whose amino-acid sequence MHRDSDVYENENGDPGSLNEILNGDVSERRENSKGLSAAAIHHEGSKFSDIFPLKNGSFADLPAARISEMMKLNSLENASTPSLFSVVNAILDESIERKNGDIPQCVASLLKLVVQEIEQRVSKHAESFRKQSNLYKSREEKYQSKIRALETLTTGTTEENEIVINQLQKIKLEKLKIDEKRKVEEQDVIRLMRQKDQYEIGMSLLKQELELSKKSYEKSCAELVTQAMETKAELEKKLKHTESLLNDSRKKVKELEAFSESKYLRWRRKEHGFKDFIDSHAGALQELRAVSESIKKEVLKTQKTYREEINHFGWELKGLVDAAQNYHVVLAENRKLYNEVQDLKGNIRVYCRIRPFLPGQSQKQTTIEYIGENGELVVTNPLKPGKDGHRLFKFNKVFAPAATQEEVFLDTQPLIRSVLDGYNVCIFAYGQTGSGKTYTMSGPGVSAVEDWGVNYRALNDLFQISQIRKSSITYEIGVQMVEIYNEQVRDLLCNESTQKRLGIWNTAQPNGLAVPDASMHTVQSTSDVLELMNIGLMNRAVGATALNERSSRSHSVLTVHVRGTDLETNVVLRGCLHLIDLAGSERVDRSEATGDRLREAQHINKSLSALGDVIFALAQKNSHVPYRNSKLTQVLQGSLGGQAKTIMFVQLNPDVESYSETVSTLKFAERVSGVELGAARSNREGRGVRELMEQVAFLKDSLAKKDEEIGRLRLKVNATGERLGMSSQRYGSASPRRHSAGTSQQSRRLSAAKSFGVKATSDLDNSSEYSDKHSEAGSQQSLDDLKHHKDFFQQSRLAVAHVGQNFGEDLESKHVVTEGNQNLFDDVELLGFGEADSEERLSDISDGVLSMGTETDGSINSIVEYTLFPETAKPPAEGTEKPDVPSKLPRPQQKHSRTASSQLSSTKSSSKVAGSRKATTGSSSKVKPSKRWQ is encoded by the exons ATGCATCGAGATTCGGATGtctatgaaaatgaaaatggggATCCAGGTAGTTTGAATGAAATCCTCAATGGTGATGTCTctgaaagaagagaaaactctaAAG GACTATCAGCTGCAGCAATTCATCATGAAGGGAGTAAGTTCTCTGATATCTTTCCATTGAAGAATGGATCTTTTGCTGACCTTCCAGCTGCTAGGATTTCAGAAATGATGAAGCTGAACAGTCTAGAG AATGCCTCCACACCATCACTTTTTAGTGTTGTGAATGCAATCCTGGACGAAAGCATTGAGAGAAAGAATGGTGACATACCTCAG TGTGTAGCTTCTTTGTTAAAATTGGTAGTACAAGAGATTGAGCAGCGAGTTTCAAAACATGCTGAAAGTTTTAGAAAG CAAAGCAATTTGTACAAGTCTCGCGAAGAGAAGTATCAGTCTAAAATTAGAGCACTTGAAACTCTTACAACCGGAACAACTGAAGAAAATGAG ATTGTGATCAACCAGCTTCAGAAGATAAAG CTTGAAAAgttgaaaattgatgaaaagagaaaGGTAGAAGAGCAAGATGTAATAAGGTTAATGAGACAAAAGGACCAGTACGAGATTGGGATGTCATTGCTCAAGCAAGAGCTGGAATTGTCCAAGAAGTCCTATGAAAAGAGTTGTGCAGAACTGGTAACACAAGCTATGGAGACTAAAGCTGAGTTGGAAAAGAAACTAAAGCATACTGAGTCCCTTCTGAATGACTCAAGGAAGAAGGTCAAAGAACTCGAAGCTTTTTCAGAATCAAAATACTTGAGATGGAGAAGAAAAGAACATGGCTTCAAGGACTTCATAGATTCTCATGCTGGAGCTCTGCAG GAATTGAGAGCAGTTTCTGAGTCCATAAAGAAAGAGGTATTGAAGACCCAAAAAACATATCGGGAAGAAATCAATCACTTTG GTTGGGAGCTGAAAGGATTGGTAGATGCAGCTCAGAATTACCATGTAGTCCTTGCAGAAAATAGGAAGTTGTATAATGAGGTTCAAGATTTGAAAG GTAATATTAGAGTCTACTGTCGAATAAGGCCATTCCTTCCAGGACAAAGTCAAAAACAAACAACCATAGAATATATTGGTGAGAATGGAGAATTGGTTGTTACGAATCCTTTAAAACCAGGAAAAGACGGTCATCGCCTGTTCAAGTTCAATAAGGTCTTTGCTCCTGCGGCTACTCAAG AGGAGGTGTTTCTTGATACCCAACCACTAATCAGATCCGTTCTTGATGGCTACAACGTATGCATCTTTGCTTATGGTCAAACTGGCTCAGGGAAGACCTATACTATG AGCGGGCCTGGTGTATCAGCTGTTGAAGATTGGGGGGTCAACTATCGGGCTCTGAATGATTTGTTCCAGATTTCTCAAATTAGGAAGAGTTCCATAACATATGAAATAGGCGTGCAAATGGTTGAGATATATAATGAACAAGTTCGTGACTTGCTGTGCAATGAAAGTACTCAGAAGAG ACTGGGGATTTGGAATACCGCACAACCAAATGGCTTAGCTGTTCCTGATGCTAGTATGCACACTGTTCAATCAACTTCAGATGTCTTGGAATTAATGAACATTGGGTTAATGAATAGGGCTGTTGGTGCTACTGCCCTTAATGAAAGAAGCAGCCGATCTCACAG TGTGCTCACTGTGCATGTCCGTGGGACAGACTTGGAGACCAATGTTGTCTTGCGTGGTTGTCTGCATCTCATTGATCTTGCTGGGAGTGAAAGAGTAGATCGCTCTGAAGCAACAGGGGATCGACTGCGGGAGGCGCAACATATAAACAAGTCTTTATCTGCTCTTGGAGATGTGATCTTTGCTCTGGCACAGAAGAATTCTCATGTGCCTTATAGGAATAGCAAATTAACTCAAGTTCTTCAAGGTTCTTTAG GTGGCCAAGCAAAGACTATCATGTTTGTACAACTTAATCCTGATGTAGAATCTTATTCTGAGACTGTAAGCACACTGAAGTTTGCTGAAAGGGTCTCTGGTGTTGAGCTGGGTGCTGCACGAAGTAATAGAGAGGGTAGGGGTGTCAGAGAACTAATGGAACAG GTGGCTTTCCTGAAGGACTCACTGGCAAAGAAGGATGAGGAAATTGGACGTCTACGGCTTAAAGTTAATGCAACTGGTGAGAGACTCGGAATGAGTTCTCAAAGATATGGGTCAGCCTCTCCTAGAAGACATTCTGCAGGAACTTCACAACAAAGTCGTAGACTATCAGCAGCAAAGAGCTTTGGTGTGAAAGCTACTTCTGATTTAGACAATAGCTCCGAGTACAGTGATAAGCATTCTGAAGCTGGTTCGCAGCAGTCTTTGGATGACTTAAAGCATCATAAAGATTTTTTTCAGCAATCTAGGCTTGCTGTAGCACATGTAGGGCAAAATTTTGGAGAGGACTTGGAATCAAAGCATGTGGTAACAGAGGGAAATCAAAACCTTTTCGATGATGTGGAGCTTTTGGGCTTTGGAGAGGCAGATTCTGAAGAGAGATTAAGTGATATATCTGATGGTGTTCTCTCGATGGGGACAGAAACTGATGGTTCCATCAATAGTATTGTAGAGTATACACTTTTCCCTGAAACTGCAAAACCACCAGCAGAGGGCACAGAAAA GCCCGATGTGCCATCTAAACTTCCAAGACCGCAGCAGAAGCATTCGCGTACAGCATCTTCTCAATTGTCTTCCACAAAGAGCTCGTCAAAAGTTGCAG GTTCTAGAAAGGCCACAACTGGCAGCTCCTCCAAGGTAAAGCCTTCTAAAAGGTGGCAGTGA